TTTGATCTCCAGCTTTTGTGAGCTGTATCACTATAAAATCCCCCATGGCCATGGACCATGCTCTGGCATGTGCTTCTTCTTTGGTTCCCTGCCAAGAGGTACTCCCACCTACATCCTACTCTTACTCCTGTTGGATGTTCGGCTCGGATTTGGGCTCATCTAGTcatattttctttcctttttcgttCCCTGGATAATCTCATCTGTGGTAATTGGCATCTTATCGACTTCCCTGCTCAAGTTAGGTTCTCAATGATTGGATGCTCTaatgattattattattttcaagTTTTCCTTCTTTTCTGCCCTGATATTTGCTCCTCGTAACAATCAAGAGCTCCAAATCTTTCAGTTCATGCAAGCTTTGCAGGAAAAAAGAAACCATGGTTTCATTATCCAAATCGGTAACTTGAAATATCTGACGAACGTGATTCTTGCAGGTGGTTGAAGGTTCCCTGCTGAATTCCTTGCTCTCCATCAAACAAGGCCTCAACATGTTCATCATAGAGGACAAAGGGGGCGCCATTGCCATCATGTGCGCCTCCCTCTTTTTCCTGGGCACGTGGCCAGCGGTGCTCACCCTCTTGGAGCGCCGGGGACGGCTGCCGCAGCACACATACCTCGACTACTCCATAACGAACCTCCTTGCCGCCGTCCTCATCGCGCTTACCTTCGGCCAGCTTGGGGATGCAAAGCACAACATGCCCAATTTTTTCACTCAGCTCAGTCAGGTGAGCTATCTTGGTGCAGGAAAAACTTGGGGATTCGTTGGTTGGCTGTTTGCTGATTCTGAATGAACTTTATGATGAAGGACAACTGGCCTTCAGTGATGTTTGCAATGGCAGGGGGTGTTGTGCTCAGTGTTGGGAACCTCTCTACACAGTATGCTTGGGCATATGTGGGTCTCTCAGTCACTGAGGTTATCAGCTCAAGCATGGTTGTTGTAATAGGTAAAGCTGATCTCCTCTACTACTTAAAGTGCAATGAATACATTTGATGATGGTTATTTTTCTTCTGATGATGCATGTGAGTCACAGATTTCTTGATCACAatctttattcatatataagcattacAGGAGGGGCTCAATTATTTAACACTAGTTATCTGACACGTCGAGTTGCTTTTTTTAGACATAAAAGTTCGAGTTGCTTTTTTCAGCTAAAAGTTAAAGTTGCCTGAGCAAATTGGTCTATCAATCTTAGTCAGCTCACTTCATCAAGATTTAAACAGCTGAAGAATTGCAAACCATTGATGGCAATAAAAGCATTCTTTGAAATTTCATTAAAAATCATTCATTGAATTCCATCGCATTCTGGAAAAAGAAATTAGCGTTCACAATAAGAGGACAACAAACTATCACTTAAAGAACATTCTTCCGATAATTCAGTAGCTACACCAAACTAATCGTTGCTCCACTATTATCCTGTGTGTCCTAATCGAAGAATCTGGCAAATTATGGGCCGCCTTTTTCTTTCTTGGATATTTATTCCATCAAGTTGCATGTTGTATTTTCAGGCACGACACTAAATTACTTCCTGGACAACCGCATCAACAGGGCAGAGATTCTTTTCACTGGAGTGGCATGCTTCCTTGTTGCAGTCATCCTTGGCTCTGCTGTTCATGCTTCCAATGCGGCTGACAATGAAAAGAAACTCAGTGAATCCACAAATACCTACAAACTTGGGTAAACTCTTCCCACTTTCTTGCACAGTTTTTGCAGTGCCGAGTAACTGAAACATCTTAACCACTTTTTAACTTGCCTACGTTAGGTGCTTTTGGGGTCCATCTTCATCTTATATTCCTTGCTCTAATCATCATAATGCGTACTTTTACAGGACGGATGGAGGTACGGAGAGAGGCAAACAAGTTATAGACAAAGGTATAAAATATGGTGCATAATTGTATGAACTACTGGCACTGTTGATGTTGCAGTTACAGATTTTAATCTTAACTTTGTCTATTTCAGATGCTCCGAAGGACATGGAGAATGGAGCTTCTGCAGAGTGTGACACCAAAGCCGAAGCTGGAACTGCAGAATACCTAATTGAGCTCGAAGAGCGCCGTTCAATTAAGGTAACTGTAATTCCGTCATACAATCATCACTGTAGAATAATTCAGATAGTATTTGATCTTTGTCCTGAACCTTGTGCTCAAAACAGAGAAGCATAATTGTCACCACTAAACTTTTTCTGAACTGTAAGACCACTGAACTGATCTGGTAAAACTTCTTACTTTTCTAGGTATTTGGATCAAGCACCTTTATAGGGCTTGGGATAGTTTTCTTTTCTGGCGTCTGCTTCTCTCTCTTCTCCCCGGCGATCAACTTGGCTACCAATGACCAGTGGCACACCCTGAAAGATGGTGTCCCGCATTTGGTGGTCTACACCGCCTTCTTCTACTTCTCCATTTCGTGTTTTGTCGTCGGTATCGGGTTGAACATCTTGTTCCTCTACCGTCCAATGGCGGGCGTGCCCAAGTCATCCTTCAAGGCCTATCTGAATGACTGGGAAGGCAGGCAATGGGCTCTTCTTGCCGGCTTCCTTT
This window of the Triticum aestivum cultivar Chinese Spring chromosome 5D, IWGSC CS RefSeq v2.1, whole genome shotgun sequence genome carries:
- the LOC123119909 gene encoding ureide permease 1 isoform X1 gives rise to the protein MAMDHALACASSLVPCQEVVEGSLLNSLLSIKQGLNMFIIEDKGGAIAIMCASLFFLGTWPAVLTLLERRGRLPQHTYLDYSITNLLAAVLIALTFGQLGDAKHNMPNFFTQLSQDNWPSVMFAMAGGVVLSVGNLSTQYAWAYVGLSVTEVISSSMVVVIGTTLNYFLDNRINRAEILFTGVACFLVAVILGSAVHASNAADNEKKLSESTNTYKLGTDGGTERGKQVIDKDAPKDMENGASAECDTKAEAGTAEYLIELEERRSIKVFGSSTFIGLGIVFFSGVCFSLFSPAINLATNDQWHTLKDGVPHLVVYTAFFYFSISCFVVGIGLNILFLYRPMAGVPKSSFKAYLNDWEGRQWALLAGFLCGFGNGFQFMGGQAAGYAAADAVQALPLVSTFWGILLFGEYRKSSKKTYTLLVFMLLMFIAAVATLMASAGHRSTK
- the LOC123119909 gene encoding ureide permease 1 isoform X2, which gives rise to MFIIEDKGGAIAIMCASLFFLGTWPAVLTLLERRGRLPQHTYLDYSITNLLAAVLIALTFGQLGDAKHNMPNFFTQLSQDNWPSVMFAMAGGVVLSVGNLSTQYAWAYVGLSVTEVISSSMVVVIGTTLNYFLDNRINRAEILFTGVACFLVAVILGSAVHASNAADNEKKLSESTNTYKLGTDGGTERGKQVIDKDAPKDMENGASAECDTKAEAGTAEYLIELEERRSIKVFGSSTFIGLGIVFFSGVCFSLFSPAINLATNDQWHTLKDGVPHLVVYTAFFYFSISCFVVGIGLNILFLYRPMAGVPKSSFKAYLNDWEGRQWALLAGFLCGFGNGFQFMGGQAAGYAAADAVQALPLVSTFWGILLFGEYRKSSKKTYTLLVFMLLMFIAAVATLMASAGHRSTK